A region of Vitis riparia cultivar Riparia Gloire de Montpellier isolate 1030 chromosome 12, EGFV_Vit.rip_1.0, whole genome shotgun sequence DNA encodes the following proteins:
- the LOC117926581 gene encoding polyamine oxidase 2-like: MESSERSNRQLRRALCYANIERQQATSPSVIVIGAGMAGIAAARALHDASFRVVLLESRDRIGGRVHTDYSFGFPVDLGASWLHGVCKENPLAPLISRLGLPLYRTSGDNSVLYDHDLESYALFDMDGNQVPQELVREIGVAFEKILEETDKVRQEHSEDMPILDAFKIVFERRPDLRLEGLAHKVLQWYLCRMEGWFAADADNISLKSWDQEELLPGGHGLMVRGYIPVINTLAKGLDIHLNHRVTKIVRRYNGVKVTVEDGRSFVADAAIVAVPIGVLKSSRIKFEPRLPEWKEEAIADIGVGIENKIALHFDKVFWPNVEFLGVVADTSYGCSYFLNLHKATSHSVLVYMPAGQLAKDIEKMSDEAAANFAFMQLKKILPEASDPIQYLVSRWGTDENSLGSYTYDAVGKPHDLYERLRVPVDNLFFAGEATSVNYPGSVHGAFSTGTLAAEECRMRVLERYGELDLFQPAMGEETSFSIPLQISRM; the protein is encoded by the exons ATGGAGTCGTCCGAGAGAAGTAATCGCCAGTTACGCAGAG CTCTTTGTTATGCAAATATTGAAAGGCAGCAAGCGACCTCACCATCTGTTATCGTCATAGGTGCTGGTATGGCAGGCATTGCAGCTGCTCGTGCCCTTCATGATGCCTCATTTCGG GTTGTTCTGTTGGAATCGCGTGATAGAATTGGTGGACGGGTTCATACTGATTACTCATTTGGTTTTCCTGTTGACCTGGGAGCATCATG GCTTCATGGGGTCTGCAAAGAGAATCCCTTGGCACCTTTGATCAGTAGACTGGGGCTACCACTCTACCGTACTAGTGGCGACAACTCTGTGCTGTATGACCATGATTTAGAAAG CTATGCCCTCTTTGATATGGATGGGAATCAAGTTCCTCAAGAATTAGTCCGAGAGATCGGTGTAgcatttgagaaaattttggaagAG ACTGATAAAGTGCGACAGGAACATAGTGAAGACATGCCCATCCTAGAtgcattcaaaattgtttttgaaaggAGACCAGATTTAAG GCTGGAGGGGCTGGCTCATAAGGTACTGCAATGGTACTTGTGCAGAATGGAAGGCTGGTTTGCTGCAGATGCTGATAACATATCACTTAAAAGTTGGGATCAG GAAGAACTCCTTCCTGGTGGTCATGGGCTAATGGTCCGAGGTTACATCCCTGTTATAAACACCCTCGCAAAAGGTCTCGACATCCACTTGAACCACAG GGTTACAAAAATAGTAAGGCGTTATAATGGAGTCAAGGTAACAGTAGAAGATGGGAGATCATTTGTTGCAGATGCTGCCATTGTTGCTGTCCCCATTGGTGTTCTGAAATCGAGTCGCATAAAGTTTGAGCCAAGGCTCCCAGAGTGGAAGGAAGAAGCAATTGCTGACATTGGAGTGGGAATCGAAAACAAGATAGCCTTGCACTTTGATAAGGTGTTTTGGCCAAATGTGGAGTTCTTGGGAGTAGTTGCAGATACGTCTTATGGCTGCAGTTACTTTCTAAATCTCCATAAAGCTACAAGTCATTCTGTTCTTGTGTATATGCCTGCTGGGCAGCTGGCCAAAGACATTGAGAAAATGTCTGATGAAGCTGCTGCTAATTTTGCTTTTATGCAACTCAAGAAGATCCTTCCTGAAGCTTCTGACCCG ATTCAGTATCTTGTTTCTCGGTGGGGCACAGATGAGAATTCACTTGGATCCTACACCTATGATGCAGTAGGGAAACCCCATGATCTGTATGAGAGGCTAAGGGTCCCTGTAGACAATCTATTTTTTGCAGGGGAGGCGACCAGTGTGAACTACCCGGGGTCTGTGCATGGTGCATTCTCAACTGGAACATTAGCTGCAGAGGAATGCAGGATGCGTGTCCTAGAGCGATATGGGGAGCTCGATTTGTTCCAGCCAGCCATGGGTGAAGAAACATCATTCTCTATCCCGCTTCAGATTTCCCGGATGTGA